The Caldanaerobius fijiensis DSM 17918 genome has a window encoding:
- a CDS encoding DUF4129 domain-containing protein: protein MKQFIKRNIFKIAECSAEFILYVPWMVYPYYFTLQNRFIATKHLPFFFGFMMMGLAVTDILLQKRGVIYRAVAYIIGVTSVAIIALIMMSNHSNIFLVAMFSAFSLISYIRGVIFAQRNFRTMYSESKFIAGIVLSFIAYMISALYKGLNWFEGTVICLTIVFIALSMIILNQLQLLQMFDLMNAESVASHRDVRTRNLLFSAVSAGFIVLIFYFKYMVRFLSTFSVYIGFAIKYIVVWILRWAISRLNGPQSNGIQQPLTSSLNIEMLQDKSVPHWVMIIKAILEYALYALAVVILAIIVYNLIKALVKWISAFMKEYMYREDEERNFIFSWEDVIVRHGERLRRTVSRRMRRIKRQFKTPAEHLRFLYRESVHCLIVRGGYHNIIMPSSTPDEIHRDIKNLLPAVDPDLEKLTALYKKARYSNSTITDDDVKESKRYRDKLVKKIRLRRVKNSGDGWI from the coding sequence TTGAAGCAATTCATTAAGAGGAATATATTTAAGATTGCAGAATGCAGTGCAGAATTTATACTGTATGTTCCATGGATGGTATATCCATATTATTTTACATTACAAAACAGATTCATTGCAACGAAACATTTGCCCTTCTTTTTTGGATTTATGATGATGGGGTTGGCGGTTACGGATATTTTGCTTCAAAAAAGAGGTGTTATATACAGGGCAGTTGCATACATTATAGGGGTTACGTCTGTGGCTATAATCGCTCTGATTATGATGAGTAATCATTCAAATATATTTTTGGTGGCTATGTTTTCTGCATTTTCGTTGATAAGCTATATCCGCGGAGTTATTTTTGCCCAGCGCAATTTCAGGACCATGTACAGCGAGTCTAAGTTTATTGCAGGCATTGTGCTTTCTTTTATAGCCTATATGATTTCAGCGCTTTACAAGGGACTTAACTGGTTTGAAGGCACAGTGATATGCCTTACCATAGTGTTTATAGCACTCTCTATGATTATCTTAAATCAGCTCCAGTTACTTCAAATGTTTGACCTGATGAATGCAGAATCCGTAGCAAGTCATAGAGACGTGAGGACCAGGAACTTATTATTTTCAGCTGTCAGTGCTGGCTTTATTGTGCTGATTTTCTATTTTAAATATATGGTGCGCTTTTTATCCACCTTTTCTGTATATATAGGATTTGCCATAAAATATATTGTGGTATGGATTCTCCGCTGGGCAATAAGCCGACTAAATGGCCCACAGAGCAATGGGATTCAACAGCCACTTACCTCTAGCTTAAATATAGAGATGTTGCAAGATAAAAGTGTACCACACTGGGTAATGATAATAAAAGCCATTCTAGAATATGCTCTTTACGCTTTGGCGGTTGTTATATTGGCCATAATTGTGTACAATTTGATAAAGGCGTTGGTGAAGTGGATTTCTGCTTTTATGAAAGAATACATGTACAGAGAAGACGAGGAGCGAAATTTTATCTTTTCGTGGGAAGATGTCATTGTCCGTCATGGCGAAAGATTACGAAGGACGGTAAGCCGCCGTATGAGGAGGATAAAAAGGCAATTTAAAACACCTGCGGAACATTTGAGGTTTTTATATCGTGAATCAGTTCATTGCCTTATTGTAAGAGGGGGTTACCACAATATCATAATGCCATCTTCTACACCTGATGAAATACATCGCGATATAAAAAATCTTCTACCAGCAGTGGATCCTGACCTTGAGAAACTGACGGCTTTATATAAAAAAGCGCGTTATAGCAATAGTACTATAACCGATGACGATGTGAAAGAATCTAAAAGGTATAGAGATAAGCTGGTTAAGAAAATCCGCTTGCGGCGCGTAAAAAATTCAGGAGATGGGTGGATATGA